CAACTACAGAACATAATAGAAGTCGTGATTTCTTACAATATTATGCACATAGGAAAATGGACAGAAGaataacaaaatagaaaaaaactttACCTATTCAGTGAAAACGCTCATAAGATCATTCGACGAAAGTTGCTCCAATACTGGGATAGACACTTTTGCATCCACAAAGTCAAAGCTCGGTTCTTGTTTGACTCTACCTGCACTACTTTCCAGATGGACTTTTCCACTGTATATTTGTTTCAACGGTGGTCCAAATTCATCAACTGTGAAAAGGCTTGGGGTGCCCGATCCCTTACTAACAAATCCTAGATTCTTTAGCAGTCCTTGATCAATGGCTTCACCTGACTTAGCATCATAAGAACCCTGGATATTGGAAAAATCAGAAACAACACCTGGTGCTTGTCCAATGATGTTATATTTTGCAGATGGATTCCGAAGTGGACAGCAATTGCTACTGTCAGCATTCGCTGAACTAGACGACAAAGTCGGTGAAATGGAACCTTGTACAGAGTAGCCACCAAGTACGCCAGAGGTTTTGAGATCTTTATCCGAGGCCAGACCAGTATTTAAAGCAGTATTGCCTTGATATGATGGAAGACTGTAGTCAATGACGGCACTTCTATTGTAGGTGGAACTCTGGTTCACAGAAGTAGGACTACCCGCTGCTTGAAAACCAGCTGATGAGTGGGGAACAACAAGGCAAGATGGTTGCACATTAATTAAACGGCTAGGCTCTAGGAGAGGCTGTTGTGGCAgttgttgctgttgctgttgctgctgctgctgctgtaaTTGCTGCTTTTGCTGATACTGCTGTTGTCTTTGAAATATATCCATCAAAGTGTTATTACTCTGAATATTCGACCCTGCAACAATGTTATTGTTTCCTACTGTACTAAGGCTAGTAGCTTGCCACGGTCCAAATCCTGAAGGTGCATCCTGACTCGATAGAATGGACTGTTGATACTGCTTGGAGACATTAGATGGGCATTTAATCAGAGGCTGACCAAAGGCCACACCATGTTCAACAGGAAGACACTTGGATCCCTGCAGGGAAGCTTGCAAGAGAGTTGGCTGATCAAATGACGGTAACACTAGGTTGCTTGTTGGTCGACCCAAAAGCTCAGATTGCAGTGCTGCTAATGCCTGCGGAGAAATCTGACCAGAGGCTGCCAAAGCTTGGATATCATATCTTCCCAGGGGACCCAACTTGATATTTGATTCTACAGTTCCACAGAATGAACTAGATATCCCACCTTGCTGCTGAGCTACTCCACTTAATCTCTTCAAATACAACCTAAATTTCTGAAATTGTTTGACACAGCCAGCAAAACTCAGTACCCAGACAAGATGATCATATGCAAACTAGATCAACTAGACATTCTGTGCAAGTGACAAAAGATGATATCATATTCAGTTCAACAACAGCTACAACAGTAAGCAGTTTCTGCAAAACCATTGAATTCTACAAATAATTACTTATTCAAGCCACATCAGCATCAAAAGaagtttaaaagaaaagggtaaATAACACAAATGGTCTCTGAACTTTGGTCCAATAAACAATGTGGTTcctaaactttaaatttgttcaatgtggtcccgACTCCAAGGACTCAAGGcccatttggttcggttttggggaatgcatttgcaaaaatgcaaatactttgGTGAagggggttttccgaaatgcaaataacgtttgataaaatttgcattgagaaataactttggccaaaataccatttggtaaaatttgcatttgtaaaggactttattaaattaaaaaaacaaaaaaaaattgtatttttttttttttaagtctagCCACCGAATCTGGCGGCCGGACTGCCGGATCTAGCCCCCGGGGGTCGGGCGACCGAGCGACCCTGTGCAGCCGAATCTAGCCCCCGGGGTCGGGCGACCCCAGGCGACACTGCCTGGGTCGCACAACCCAAGCGGCCGTCACCGGGGTCGCCCGACCTTAGGCAGCCGTCGCCTAGGGTCACCCGACCCCGGCAACCGTCGCCtggggtcacgcgacctcaAGCGGCcacctgggtcgcgcgacccaagcgTTGTCTAAGGTCTGGCAACAGTCACCGGGGTCGGGCGACCCTCAGGCGGCGATCGCCGGCGCGCATgaccccttggccggcggtcaTCGACCTCCAATCGACTTCTCCAccagagaagatgaacaataaccagaacttgcattccgaaaatgcaagTTCCCAAAGAACCTCTAGACTTGCTTTGAACTAAGGACCCTTAGAGTCCTTTGGATACAATTACATCTTGCCAAAATCGcccaaaaaatcgaaccaaacacGTTTGCATATGGTCAAGgaactttagagtcccaaagcccattcccaaaaccaaaccaaacggACCTAAAATTGAACATGTAACAAAAGTCCAGAAAttgtattgaacaaattaataatttaggAAGGGCATTACACATTGGGCTAAAGTTCAAAAACACattgaacaaaattaaagtTCAGGGACCACATTGTATATTGAGAGGGACGATTTGTATCATTTATCccttaaaataaataatcgCGAGCATAATAACAAGTTAATTAATTCGAAGTTTTTTTAGTGATTGACCAATAATGTAAGTTGCACATCACTGCAACGACACCAACCCCTTTCACAAGTTCACAACCATTCTTGCTTGCCTCTATGCCaccttttttccttctaaacTGAATAGTCACTAAATGAAAGCTCATCTGATGGTAACTTCTCATCAAGAACCAACCACTAATACTCAACCAAGGACCGAATGGCTTGAATGGCTTGATAACAATTCTTATAAAACCGAGGAACAGCTAAGAGATAACATGGAATTTAATGGTcctttttcagaaaataaaaatagttgaGCTATTAAAAAGCGTCTGCATTGAAAACATTCTGAACTGTATAGAATCCTCACATCAAGTCTGTTCAGCTACTGTATTCAGAAAAAAGGAACTTCCCCAGATATCTCCATCCAATTTAGACTTCAGCAAGCAAATGAAAGCTAACCTGAGATTATGATCTAATGCAGCAATGCAACGTTCAGCAATAGGTTCCTTTCACTTATCAAAAATATCCAAAGAAATTAAAGACTCATCCAAGTGAAACCTACACTGACctaaaatccataaaatcaagTTCTTCagcatcaaaattttcaaaagctgCCTCTCTTCAATTTACAAGCATTTCAGCAACAAATTCAATAGGGAACTACAAGCAGCCAGAAATACTCAAGTGGTATGTCAAAAAAAGGCTCTAAAATTTCATTGAAGCTACAAGGAACATCAGCAAAACAGCTCTGCCATCAAGGATTTTCAGCTACAACAGCCAAAAATCCTACTGATTAGACAAAGTTCAACTTTATCCCTATGCAACGCTTATCTGGAAGCCTGCCTTATTTCTAGCAGTTTCACCTAGAGTCTGTTTTAAAGTGCCAAAGGATAAGAATTTCTTTtgacataagaagaaaaataacttgGTATTACACATCGACTACTTGGGCCCCTAAATTTTTCACAGGAAGACCTTGATGTTTCTCATAAGAGTATATCAGTCACCATTCCCTGATAAAGCTATCAACATAGAAGAAACAATATATGGCCAATGGAAACCAACCAGCATGTGAGGAAGGAGAAGTAAACAAACCTGCAGATGACTTGCAACATTCTCCCTAGTTAAGCCAGGAACATTCATCAATTCTAGGATTCGTTTAGGCACAGCCtctgagaaagaaaccaaaggAACCATTTCAGAGGTAGCAAACAGTGGCTACAACTTTGATGATGCTTATGTCCTGAAAACTATAATGAGGATACCTCCTTTACTATTTCTACTTTAAGTACCTTCATATCACGATAAAACCAGCACacaaagaaaacaaagcacAAAATTACGGTCTAGGACCATACTGTCAATTCCAAGTTGGTTTACAGCACTGACAAATTGTTGATGGAGCTCCACCGACCACACTACACGTGGTTTCTTTGATGTAGTAGGATCATCACTATCTAATTCaggttcgtcttcttctttagtAATGCTGCGCTTTTTCTGGTTTTTCAGCAAGCCTTCCCCCCCTTCATTAACAGCAGAACCATCAGCATCATCACTTCCTCGCTTATGCCGATCATTATCTTCTAGGCTTCCTGAATGTTCAATCTCCTTATTTCCATTCCATTTTTTCCTAACGACATGTTGCCATATATTCTGAAGCTCTTCGGGGCGAATAGGTTTAATAAGATAATCACATGCTCCATGTCTAATTCCTCTCATAACAGCATTCGTGCTTCCATCACCAGACATCACTGCAATAGGATCCTGTCAAATTTGGCTTTCATAACAAGAGGGAAATCCATATCTCGAGCAAACAAAATATACTTACTAATAACAGGAAGGTCCATCTCAAGCCCAACATGTTCAAGGAGTTTATAACCATCCATATCAGGCATGTGAACATCACTTAAAACAATGTCAAAACAACCTTTCTTCTCTCGGAGCAGATTCAATGCCACAGTTGCCTGGGCGCAAGTTGTAACTGCAGCCAAAAAAAGGTCATCAAAAGAGTTCGCCGGAGTTTAAGCACCAAGATCTCAGCTACCTCTAAATTGTGAACTAGTTGCatatttatcatataaattgTCAGCCAGAAGATTTTGGCTATGCCAAGCCAAAATCAAGGAGAAAAAAGGAATGTACTGCGGATTGTGGCACCAAGCACCACTTCTTTGACAATAGTTTTTTTTCCAAGCAATGTCTGTTAAAAGGGCATCTAACTACAgtattaggaaaaagaaaacatgtaaGATGCCCCAGTGAGTACTTCCATGATGTGATATAGGTGGTGTAGGGTGGTGTAGAGATTATGATACAGCAATTCTCCCATTCTTTACATGATATTTAGGATACAAATTGGTTTCCACAAAAAGGAGgtttaaatttaattcattCAAAACTTAATGACTGCATAGTACTGTAGATGTAAAAACTCTTAAATAGACTGTAACGAGGGAAGCACCTCAAAATCATAACCTCAACTTTGAAAAGCTTTGTATGCTTCGATACCTTGTATATCCACCATCAAAACATCATTGCTTCTAGACCAGGTATTCTTCCATTATTTCTTTTGCTCTTTCTCATTTCACTACCAAGTAGAAGAACAAGAGATGAATATATCCATGCTTATTCTACTTTCCTTCAATTGCTTGTCTGGAACCAATTACCTtcatctttttaaataaaataaaataaaattaacattcAAGGTGTGAATTACCACAAATAAGTTTTCCAGTCTCCAATTTCAAATGCTTccttaaaagaaatatttgtaaCAAAATGTCAACCAACGCAATGCAACTTTCAGGAagtgactctttttttttttttttttttttggcacttcaCCTTACCAAGAACCAAATTCAATGGATGATTAAATGCTACATGCCACCAGCCCTGACCATTACCAAACATGCTCCTCGCATTTTCCTACATGACTTGTTTCCATTCTTGGATGCTTTCAAACATTCTGCATCAACCACTTATGGATTCCTACAATATGTTTGGATGCCATGATTtggaaacaagagaaaaaaaaaaaaaactagagaaaagaagagaacacaaaagaattAATTTAAGTTTCTAGTAGTTTGGATGAgatcaagaaatcaaaatggCAACAAAGGAAATAAACGTAGATCAAACAAATGTGACCTAAATGATAAGTAACAATCCAATCCATCCCAATCATCCCACTTTTGGACAGACTTGGAGGGATTCACGAGTTACTTAAAACTAACAAGAGAGCAAGGAAGAATCTCTCCATATACATTCAACTCCTTCAAGTTAAACCAACTAAACAATGCACTCTGCAAGTCCCTCCCCCAAATCTCTTCTGTTCCCACCAAATCTCCCCAACCAAAGATACTGTCGGTTATAATActatttcaattattcatttgtcATCCATCTCGCCTTTCCCTCAATTTTCCACAATCTgccaaatgaaaaaagagaCACTAACTAGGCTGCAATTCATCTACAATGCTAATTGCATGTATGCAATTTCTGGAAGTTCTAGAAAACAAAAGGCCTTGACAAAATGCCCACTTCCTATCTTGACAATAGCCCTTTCTTCTCAATCACAATTTCCAATCACAATTTCAAATCCATTTGTTTTATTGCAAACTCTT
This Eucalyptus grandis isolate ANBG69807.140 chromosome 7, ASM1654582v1, whole genome shotgun sequence DNA region includes the following protein-coding sequences:
- the LOC104453652 gene encoding two-component response regulator ORR21 isoform X1; amino-acid sequence: MDALQRAVQPPGAGGYGPHASGRGGGGDLAVPDQFPVGLRVLVVDDDLICLKVLEQMLRRCAYNVTTCAQATVALNLLREKKGCFDIVLSDVHMPDMDGYKLLEHVGLEMDLPVIMMSGDGSTNAVMRGIRHGACDYLIKPIRPEELQNIWQHVVRKKWNGNKEIEHSGSLEDNDRHKRGSDDADGSAVNEGGEGLLKNQKKRSITKEEDEPELDSDDPTTSKKPRVVWSVELHQQFVSAVNQLGIDKAVPKRILELMNVPGLTRENVASHLQKFRLYLKRLSGVAQQQGGISSSFCGTVESNIKLGPLGRYDIQALAASGQISPQALAALQSELLGRPTSNLVLPSFDQPTLLQASLQGSKCLPVEHGVAFGQPLIKCPSNVSKQYQQSILSSQDAPSGFGPWQATSLSTVGNNNIVAGSNIQSNNTLMDIFQRQQQYQQKQQLQQQQQQQQQQQLPQQPLLEPSRLINVQPSCLVVPHSSAGFQAAGSPTSVNQSSTYNRSAVIDYSLPSYQGNTALNTGLASDKDLKTSGVLGGYSVQGSISPTLSSSSANADSSNCCPLRNPSAKYNIIGQAPGVVSDFSNIQGSYDAKSGEAIDQGLLKNLGFVSKGSGTPSLFTVDEFGPPLKQIYSGKVHLESSAGRVKQEPSFDFVDAKVSIPVLEQLSSNDLMSVFTE
- the LOC104453652 gene encoding two-component response regulator ORR21 isoform X2 → MPDMDGYKLLEHVGLEMDLPVIMMSGDGSTNAVMRGIRHGACDYLIKPIRPEELQNIWQHVVRKKWNGNKEIEHSGSLEDNDRHKRGSDDADGSAVNEGGEGLLKNQKKRSITKEEDEPELDSDDPTTSKKPRVVWSVELHQQFVSAVNQLGIDKAVPKRILELMNVPGLTRENVASHLQKFRLYLKRLSGVAQQQGGISSSFCGTVESNIKLGPLGRYDIQALAASGQISPQALAALQSELLGRPTSNLVLPSFDQPTLLQASLQGSKCLPVEHGVAFGQPLIKCPSNVSKQYQQSILSSQDAPSGFGPWQATSLSTVGNNNIVAGSNIQSNNTLMDIFQRQQQYQQKQQLQQQQQQQQQQQLPQQPLLEPSRLINVQPSCLVVPHSSAGFQAAGSPTSVNQSSTYNRSAVIDYSLPSYQGNTALNTGLASDKDLKTSGVLGGYSVQGSISPTLSSSSANADSSNCCPLRNPSAKYNIIGQAPGVVSDFSNIQGSYDAKSGEAIDQGLLKNLGFVSKGSGTPSLFTVDEFGPPLKQIYSGKVHLESSAGRVKQEPSFDFVDAKVSIPVLEQLSSNDLMSVFTE